Within Sander lucioperca isolate FBNREF2018 chromosome 22, SLUC_FBN_1.2, whole genome shotgun sequence, the genomic segment CTTTTCATAATCCATACACTGTTAGTAACGCAGGTTTTCTGTTAACCATTTGTAGTCGCCAAGCCCAAACTGAGATCAATTTTCTCAGACGTAACAAAGCTCCCCCAGAGCCACAGAATACTGTACAACTGTCTTCGCAGGCCGAGTAGTACTCCTCAAGATGATTAAACTGAATTGAATGTGTAAAATTAGATGGAACCACGTAGATTAACATTCTGGAATTACCAGCAAACCGGGGCCTGAAAACATGATTACAAAAAgctcatttgtatttatttgtatttgtatttattataagGATCCCCATTATCTGACGCCTAGACGACCAGTTAGTCTTCCTAGGGGTCCAATACAACATTAAAtcagacaatattaaaacatttcatgacacatacagaaaagaaataaaagaaaagacataCAACAATATCTGCATACataattaaataacaaaaaagcaaccaaaataaaaatttaatgaaaacaataacaaaccaagcaaatagaaaaatatcttgaaaacaaagttatatattacagtatatgacaTAGCTAACATTAAGGTAGCTCACATAGACaaagaagaaaatcaaatatttttaACCACACAATAAGAAACCTCATGATAAATAATTTAAGTGAAGGTAAGATttgactttctttttaaaacgTACCTTTCCTGTGATAAAACGAATGTTACTTGGGATATTATTCCACAAAGAACTTGCTCTGtaaatgaaagtttttttttcagatttttggaTTTTGGTAAGGGTGCAATCACCTTCCCTCTACTGGCTCCTCTTGTTAAATAAGTGTGGATATCTGAACTGTAAGTTATGTtatcaaaaataaatgacagcAGAGATGCAAAGACAATAAGTGCAACATCCTACAATTGTATACAGTGGGAGTTCCCTGTTTTATATCACTCTCTGAAGGACTGTTGAACCAACAGCTAGTATCACTTCCTACTTCACTCAATCTCCAGGTAAATCACAAATTATTCATGTTTCCTCACAACCTGTACAGTGACTGACAGTGGCAACACAGTCACTGAAAAAGCAAAGACGCTATCACAATACGTTTCTCACAGGAATGACAATATCAAAATACCGGTGATTCTGTAATACAGGATATATACTGCAAAACAGTCATATAATACATCCAGATTAACTATACACATACAATGGCAAAATCATTTTTATAAAGAATTACTCAATCATACACACTATTTATTTACTGCATTATGAAGTGCTTCAATGATATTTATAGACGATCCAGATCAAACTGCACGCTAGACAATTCAGTTCTAGACTTTTACACATTTATACATGTGTAGTCATAGGAATGTCTTTAAAAACAGCTATATGCTGGCAAAAGGCTGAACATGCAAAAAGCACAAAAgagtttacagtttttctcaatcgaTTTGGCACATTTACTGAAACAAACTTACAACTGTCAAAACTCTAAGTACAACCCTCACACCACTTGGTACATTCAGCACATCACTCCATGTGACCTGCAAAAGGTGATTACTCCATCAAAATAATGCTGGAAATAAATCCATCAATGAATACATCATTGGCATCAAAACAAAAGGTTCCTTTATCATTGCTTAGACCAAGACGAAATGCAAAGACATCTTGTCTAATGACAGTGTACTCTGAAAGGGTGATAGTTACCCACTCTGTAATATTGTCCAGTTGCTAACATTGTATATTTAGGCAGCTGAATAGTATTGATGTCAACCATGGCACACACTATACTTTCTCATTGTATGTACACACCAGCCAACCGCAAATACATAAAGAAAGCCTGTACAGAAAAAGATATACAACAGCAAAATTATCAGGAACTACTGTAGAAGATGTgcaagaaaacagaaaatatgctGCAAATGTATCAACCTCAAGGGTCATcccatctctcctctctgtctggccaCATTTCATCGACATCACACCTGATATCctctaggggtgggaatctcttggcacatcacgattcgattccgattccaacgattcgattctaaaacgattatcgatttttttttatgtacatttccatgcatgatttaaaaaaaaatatacatataaagtttgctaatcacttcctagacaaagcagctagacaaagcttagatatttacatatatttgtcacacacacgttttaatgaaatgttttgtctactgaggaaTCTATTGTGTAGTCATTCCATGCTgaagccttaaacatgcttgtgaagtccccttctctcccagtaatcctccatgtcagaggctcagtcatgtttaaaggtggagaattggcttcttagaacatgaaacatgaggtgatCAGATGTCATGTGATAAAGTAAGTGAACAgcctgtgttttgcctaattgttttatgtatgttttcttagatcatgtgtatatatacaaaaaaaatgtttttccttttggccatttttgtgtgttttttttctgcactcttgcctaaactctaagttgttgtccattatcccatcctctttcactcactctgttttctgatttctacttgtctggagacagtaacttttttttatttatttattttttaaattgattattaacttatcagaatcgataattgaatcgttctagagagaatcgcaTGCAATGCATCTAAAAATCAATAATTTTTCCCACCCCTGATAtcctcagtggtgtagtctacgtgatacgcaggtatacgcagtattcCCACTacagctccaggatttccatatacccacttaaaaatacCCAATGACACGCatcaacatactttccattatatttctgatatatttagaattgtcatctgtgtttttcttcttcacataggctaaataaagggatttccaccgtaaattggtgcataaaagtctatccaaatacaggaaattaggttgttgatgctcaaaacttccctgggggaggacacccagacccccattatgatatgcccccatgGTTTACACAATGAACATGTGTATAACTGCATTTGAGAATAATATGATTCAATGGCAAATGAATGCAAACTATTTTGACCTGTGAGGCTTACTCAATGCATTTTGTGCCAAAGCAATTACAAATGACTATAATCATGTGAACAAGTTTAATAGTCATTCGACAATTGTGCcaaagcaattgaaaaaaaactgtaaagtgtCTACAGAGAAGAAAGGAAACAACTCTGCCTCAGAGAAACTCTCGTCTTTTCAAGCAGTCCAAAGtcaagaaaaaatacaaaatggcACATAACTTCACAAACAGTAAATAACAACAACCATAACCATATGTTCACTTTAGATGGCAATTATTGATTACAGTTTATCGACAACAAATAACCAACAACATGATACCCTTATGTATTGTGAAGAAAATATTATTTTGTAATAGCAGAAGTGGCTTTGTTTCAAACATGACGCTAGTATTTTCACTTATTATATGCTATCAATCGTggttgtgtctttttgtgtctatgcttatgtgttcttgttttatgcttatgtgttgtattgttgtagctTATCTAATGTTTTAAGCCATCAACctgctagggactgcagatgaaaattagcctgcatggctaaatctggcacatttacatgttggactCTGTGCTCATGttgattaaagctatagtgcgtagtttctgtcggcCCCATGAGGAActttaagtaatgacaacaacactgttggcacATCCACACGATACAAGCCTTATGTGATCGCACTCCATTGAGGCAAGTTTCTTTCAAAACCCAAATACTGTTGCAGTCTCTtactataaaaatgtaatttctaggagacagggttgttgTGGACATCTTGACCTCAGATGTTGAATCTTACTGTATAAGTAGGGTTCATCATACTGACAaagatctgatttttttctgGATTACAAATTACATAACACATGGACATTTTTGGTCCGGTTTCTAATAACTGGTAACGATTATTATAGACGCAGTTAGTTTCTGATGGGTCACGCCATTTCAAAGTGTGGCACTATGGGAAGCTCTTACCCAGACTGAAGGGGGTAAACTTCTGCGCCTGCTGAGCTCCAATCTCAGCCACATACAGGGCCCCTGTCTTTAGGTCCAGGTCTACCAGGTGGGGCTTCACTTCCTCAGCCAGCTGGATCACACTGACCACACTGCACTGGCCAATCAAACCCACCGGTGGGGCATCCAGCAGCGAAATCTGGTTGGTGTTGAGCTGGACAACGACAAAGTACTTCTTGTCTGGGGTCAGGCGGACAGAGTAGGGCGCATCCTCAGTGAAGCAGCTCCCCCATGTCCCCAGCCAGTCCCCGGTAATGGAGTTGAAGATCTGGATCCTCTTGTTCCCCCTGTCGGCCACCCACACCCTGTGGGCGTTGTCTACAGTCACGCTGTGGGGGATGTAGAACTGAGCCAGGCCTTGTCCTTTCTCTCCGTGCATCCACAACACCTCCTGTTCTTTGGACAGCTTGATGAGCCGGTTGTTCATCCCCCCGTCACCGTCCACGATGTACATCTCTCCGGAGTCGTGGACGAAGATCTCCGCCGGCTGGTCGAACTGCAGAGGGTTCATCCCAGAGCCTGCCTTCCCTGGCGTACCAAGAACCTGACAAAACCAAGAAAGTAGTCAACACCAAGCAACATTTGGCttttctaatatatatatatatatatatatatatatatatatatatatatatatatatatatatatatatatatatatatatatatatatatatatatataactaaatACTTAAATGGAAAACAAGCTAGTGGAACCTGAacctagtcttgcattgtcagaccttcctcgacagcgctgcggaggaggatctgactagtccacacagcattctgggatgggagaaaaacgtgctctgtttattgccatttctttaaaccaatcacaatcgtcatggacatcgctaagcgccggacggagccacggtgcctctgcaaaatagcctcaggaaggaacttgttttggtggaacatgtgtatgttcaaaagtagttttagtcatgcaacagaaaactcagattggacagatagtctagctagctgtctggatttaccctgcagagatctgaggagcagttaaccatagtcctcacaaatccaccagagtttaatattccaacacaaagaaagaggaaggtaacggacatccggccaaaagagggacatccggaggaatttccggcggcacctgaacaatcccggaagttgaatgttgtggatatagactaacctgAACCAAATATTTCTAGTTACAAATAAAATCCTAGAGAAAGCAGTCACCTGCAGGAGCTTCCCAGATGGAGAGTACTGTTTGATGCAGTGGCCGTACGGGCCGCTCCCCACATCTGTGATCCACACAGTGGGGTTTGACGAGGCAGCGTCTGCTACAAATATACCATGAGGCATCTCCAGGGTGGTCGTGTTCCAGGACATAAGGAAATCTCCGTCTGTGGTGAACACCAGCACCTTGGGCACATTGTTACCTAATAGCAAATCAAAAGCAAACACTGTGTGAAATGTCTGGCAGCACATTTTATATTGATTTGATCTGTACTtgttcaaagtaaaagtatgaTCAAGATAATAGGAGATAGGAAGATAAATAAAGTATGAATAATACTATTCTGCAATGTAGGGGTTGTAAAGATATCAAGAGACAATTGTTTGACAACCATTTAATGCTTTATAGAAACCAAATGTGTTTCTGGAATTTTTTGACAATACTAAAAATATGGAATAACACCAGCCTTGTCTTTGTAAATGGTAACGGGTCTAACAATTTTTATATGCCATAAGGATCTGAATACCACTCAGAAGTGGTTATTGTGCATCAACAGAGGGTTAAGTGTACTGTGTGTGAATTTTCAGATTTGGGATACACTTGCTTACTAGCTGGTtgtggacaaacacacacttaaatGTGGGTATTAGAACTAACTCCAAGTTATGCTGGAGGAGGATTAATTGATGATATTAATGGGTGATATATTTACAAACAGCTGTATGCAGATTTGGTACATTTGAGTGGCATGAAAGGTTGAAACAAAAGAATGAAACATGAGCCATCTGTAACAATTTCAAATctggatatacagtacattcacaAATCCTAGGAAACAATTGTAAGCttttacaaaaaaacagtaTGCATTTACACAACGAGACAGACATTCACACATCTCAGTGCATATTTAAGCATCAACAACAAGTCTCAGCACACATCTGAAAATATCATTCATGTTTTCAAATTAGAACACACCTACAAGTCTGGTACACATCTGGAATTATTTTCACAAATgttaatgtacattttaattcactctattaatttaaaataaaggttttatttacaaaacaaacaaacaaaaatgattttactaATATGATCAAAAACCTACATTTGGAGTACACAAATGAAATAAAGCAAAATGTAGATTTGCTCTAACTTGATAACTTGCATGtggagctgggcgatatggaaaaaatcaaatatcacgatatttttggcCAAATGCATCAATGTTGATCAGTGGCGGCTGGCCAATAGAGGGCGCTAGGGCGCCGCCCCCCCCTTAAgccacaaaaaaattaaaaataaattaaaaataaaaataaattaaaaaattaaaaaattaaaaacaaaaataataataataatgataaaaacatCAGTATGTcaatatttgtgtgtttgaaatATGGAATGCACCCAGTAATGTCATCAGCGTTCTTAAATCGAATCCAAGAagggcgattattttatcgcCCCAAGCTCGCCCCTGATAAAATAAGGACCGGGCTCTAGAGGCGCCACTTTTACTAAACGATAATGGCGAGCGCGAACGTTACTCCTCCAAGACCCAACCCTAACTCGGTGAAATCTCTCCTCCAAGATCCGTTTGAGAGGAGAACTTTGTCGGAGAAAGTTCGGGTGAAAGAGCTGGGCCCAGATCAACCTGACCTCTCAATCAGACAGCAGGCTAGTGAGAAAGGGAAGCAGTATATGCGCGGCTTCTCCCGTAGCTGGTACACCAGGAAGGCTTGGCTAGCTGGGTGCACTCATGCTAAtgctttattttgcttttcGTGCTTGCTTTTTAAAACGACGGGGACAGATCCAGTATGGACAGTTACCGGAGTGAGGGTATGAACACCTGTCAGAGAAGGTAAAGAAACATGAGAACACCAGGGCACACATGGATAACTCAGTAAAGCTTGCCATATTAGGAAGGGTGAACATTGCTACGCAGCTGGATGACGGCCACAGGATTGCGGTTAGGAAACATAATGAGGAGGTGGAtaaaaacaggcacattttatCCAAAATGATCGATTGTGTGAAGTTTTGTGGGGCTTTTGAGTTGGCCTAGCGTGGGCATGAGGAGACTGACTCCTCAGACAACCCCGGCATTTTCCGGGGCTTGGTGGATTTTGTTGCCTCCCTTGACAGTGTGCTGGAGGAGCACCTGAAGACAGCTACCGTTTTTAAGGGCACGTCAAAGACGATACAGAACGAGCTGTTGGACTGCATGCTGTCGGTGCTTAAGGATTATATCCTGGAGGAAGTAAAGAGTGCTGATTTTATCGCCATTCAAGCCGACGAGACGACTGACGTTTCCACCCACTGCCAGCTGGTGCTTGTGCTACGCTATATCGATGCTAACAGTAACATCCAAGAGTGGTTTTTCGAGTTCATTACAATCCAGAACGCAACTGCCGACACCATCGCTACAGCACTGCTGGAGAGGCTCAGCACCATACTCTCACATGGACAAAAGGCCAAACTTATTGCCCAGGCTTACGACGGAATAAGTGTGATGAGGGTGGATGAGTACAAAAATGCGCACTACGTCCACTGCTATGCACATCAGCTGAACCTCATCATGCAGCAGGCTACTTCATGCATCCCCAGGATCGGCACTTTCTTTTCCGACCTTGCAGGATTTTCTGCTTTGTTCTCCAGGTCTCCCAAGCGAACCACCGTGCTTGACCAAGTGGTTGCGCATAGACTCCCCAGAGCCTCTACAACACGGTGGAGCTTCCACAGTCGCGCTGTAAACACTGTACGAGCACAAGGATGACCTCCTAACATGTTTCCAGACCATCAGAGACTCTGGGAACTTTGACCCCCTGACTGTCAGAGAGGCTGGGGGCTTTGTGAGGATGCTCGAAGACGAGGCTTTCTGTTTTTTCCTGGCACTGTTCCACAAGATCATGCCAAATGTGGACATGCTTTTCAGCCAGCTGCAGAAGAGGAACATCGACCCTGTCTTCATTAAAGCACttgtccagtgtgtgtgtgtgttgagggggGGTTACAGTGAGTTAAGAAGTCTGATGGCAAGTTAtcaaattaaacttttttttttggaccaGGGACCCATTCCCTCTTTGTGTGGGGACAGCGCATCTGACGAGCGGTAGCAGCCCATAAAGTGACGGAGGATGCTGGGACCAGGAGAACAACGGAGGTTGGCTACAGAGGGAAGTTGTGATGTAATTGTCAGTGTTTCCCCTAGAACTTTTTTTCAGGCCTGGTAGTATGTAGCCAAAACCAAAAACCCTGAACAATCAGCACCTTAGTAATCATATACTTGACTTGGACATAGGCATGTGTTCAGTCAGGATCACTTGCATCAAAATAACTTTATTGCAAATTAAAGCTGATGATGTATCTTTTACAGGTATGTGATACCATCCTGATTCATGCCAAGGAGAGGTTCTCCTTCACCCAGCACCTCATCAGCGCAACACTGTTGCACGGAGAGTTGTTCCCACAACACAGTGTGAAGTTCCCCGATACAGCGCTTGAAACAACCGTGGAGGCGTACCCCATGTTGAACAAGGCCAAGCTCAAAACCAAACTGTCCCTCATCTATGAGAACAGTGAGTTCAAGGCTTGTAGTGGTGCAGTGCCCCTGTACCAGTTCTTCATGGAGAACAACCTTCAGAGCACTTTCACAGACTGTCAGCCTCCTCAAGATCCTCATCACCACACCCATGACAACAGCTGAGTCAGAAAGGTGCTTCTCTACACTGAAGAGGATCAAGACCTTCCTGAGAAACAGCATGACACAGGATTGCCTGAATGCTCTGGCCATGCTCTCCATGGAGAAGAAACTTGTCAGGGACATTCCTGACTTTAATAAAAGGGTCATTGAGAGGTTTGCCACTCAGAAGGACAGACGGGCAAAATTCCTGTACAAATaagatgagacacacacacacacacacacacacacacacacacacacacacatacacacatacacacagcagcactgaccacatgtatgtatgtataggtctatagttgacCTTAGCATAACAAATCATCCAGTTATATATGGTACTCTAGAAAGTCTTAATAGTGTGTTTGCTAATTACTGTATGTTATTTTGTATCAATTCATTGTTGCAGTTCTGGAGCACATTAACAATTAGTTACATTTAGTTTGATCATAAAATATTGTATGCTATTCTTCCAGTCAAAGGTTAGAGTTCAGCCACTTGATATCCATTTCTATATTATACATCCTTGATACAGTGTAAGATTTCCTATAAACTTTATAATAATTTCATGTTATTGTCCACTTTCCACTCTGTTCTGACAGCATGCCtgttacgttgcctatttactACCAATGGCACCATTTCATGCGCTCAACAGCGCAGCTGGACCCTCCCCCACAAGGGGGCACTGGTGTAACAGTCAACAGCCTTTCCAAAAGATGTTATGTGTAGAAATAGTCAATTGTTTACAAGTTCAGTTTAAATGCAAATGAAAGGCTTGTGTTTGTGCAAtatgatgtttgtttttgtgtaagAATGCCTCAACGTTTTAATATTGGCATTAAATAATTACTATTTCACTGAGCACTGCTGTCCTCAGTTTGTGTTAAATTGTATTGCGATGGTTACAGAAACAAAAAAGTATAGCACAGCTGCACCGAGAATATTTTTCACCAGCTGCCACTGATGTTGATATTACGGCAATACTGTAgagttgactattggtgctttcacaaaatatttacacaatgagatttttgataaataatcatcaataatgtggatacaactaagtgggtaaaggcaaataaaaaagtttgttagtctggtaaattcagaagTAATACACTTTACTTTGCAACctttaaaaccttaaaaagacaacacttggggcgacctctagctcacccagtaagagcgtgcgccccatgtaggctgagtctagggctgcaacaacgaattgataaaatttgattattaaaaaagttggcaacgaatttcattatcgattcgtcgtgtcgcgcgacacgccactcagtcacggagataaaagcaattgagttgagtgccgtgcggcgcgaaagaaaagaaaaaagagcagagcgggggtagaggaaatacggagagagaccggagagacccgtaacgttgttctgaaacacatggcggagacagagaaatcagtacgacctaagtcatccaaggtgtgggagcatttcacactaaataaatcgaaacCGTGTtcattgcaagataagcaaaagcaacacggcatggcacgggcgcaccacggtgatgattcagcacctaaaacataaacatgttggagtccttgatgaggaggaagggagttcaacagcagggtaaagtcactacacaatcctacttttgttccgttctgaagtgaggaacgtaacgtccctccagtagctcttctggtgctggtgtggtgtttactcgttatccagctgactagcatgacaagctagcgttagctcgttaataaca encodes:
- the LOC116067440 gene encoding NHL repeat-containing protein 3, giving the protein MLMKKRGHTCLLASSMASLVVLMMVLYGCGTIGTQQPGSASLRHDYQLLGRPLYKLDLSWPKNPELFTGEVFGVAVNQYAGVVHVAQRGNNVPKVLVFTTDGDFLMSWNTTTLEMPHGIFVADAASSNPTVWITDVGSGPYGHCIKQYSPSGKLLQVLGTPGKAGSGMNPLQFDQPAEIFVHDSGEMYIVDGDGGMNNRLIKLSKEQEVLWMHGEKGQGLAQFYIPHSVTVDNAHRVWVADRGNKRIQIFNSITGDWLGTWGSCFTEDAPYSVRLTPDKKYFVVVQLNTNQISLLDAPPVGLIGQCSVVSVIQLAEEVKPHLVDLDLKTGALYVAEIGAQQAQKFTPFSLGKSFP